A stretch of DNA from Prochlorococcus marinus str. SB:
TATTACCTATTCAATAGACTTAATAAAAAAGAATCAAAGAAAATTAAAGGATGATCGTTTAAGGGTTTATTTAGCTGAACTTCTTCTAACTACTTTTCTGCCTGTAGAAGTATCAACTCCGCTTGAATCTTTATTTTTTGAATTAGTTTCAACATTATCAACATCACTTTTATCCATTTCCGCGCAAATACCTACTACCATGGCAGCTTGCATTTGATCCGGTAAATCTCCAATAGTTAATAAGGCCTTTAAAACTAATTGAAGTCGAGTTTG
This window harbors:
- a CDS encoding TIGR03894 family protein; translated protein: MAVDRELLKEVTQELWNTVKKLRPEIDRQTRLQLVLKALLTIGDLPDQMQAAMVVGICAEMDKSDVDNVETNSKNKDSSGVDTSTGRKVVRRSSAK